One stretch of Streptomyces agglomeratus DNA includes these proteins:
- a CDS encoding thiamine pyrophosphate-binding protein, producing the protein MPDNSQELISGGHLVAKALKAEGVDRIYTLCGGHIIDIYDGCVDEGIDVIDVRHEQVAAHAADGYARITGKPGCAVVTAGPGTTDAVTGVANAFRAESPMLLIGGQGAHTQHKMGSLQDLPHVDMMAPITKFSATVPDTARAADMVSMAFRECYHGAPGPSFLEIPRDVLDAKVPVTAARVPQAGQYRASTRAAGDPDEVEKLADLFVHAEKPAILLGSQVWTTRATDAATELVRTLNVPAYMNGAGRGTLPPGDPHHFQLSRRYAFAGADLIVIVGTPFDFRMGYGKRLSPTATVVQIDLDYRTVGKNRDIDLGIVGDPGLILKSVTQAASGRLNGGSVGRKAWLEELRTAEQAAIDKRLPHLKSDASPIHPYRLVSEINDFLTEDSVYIGDGGDIVTFSGQVVQPRSPGHWMDPGPLGTLGVGVPFVLAAKQARPDKEVVALFGDGAFSLTGWDFETLVRYNLPFVGIVGNNSSMNQIRYGQKAKYGDERERVGNTLGDVHYDKFAQMLGGYGEEVRDPADIAPALRRARESGLPSLINVWLDPDVYAPGTMNQTMYK; encoded by the coding sequence ATGCCCGACAACAGCCAGGAACTCATCTCCGGTGGGCATTTGGTCGCCAAGGCGCTCAAGGCAGAAGGGGTCGACCGCATCTACACCCTCTGCGGTGGCCACATCATCGACATCTACGACGGCTGCGTCGACGAGGGCATCGATGTCATCGACGTACGCCACGAGCAGGTCGCCGCCCACGCCGCCGACGGCTACGCCCGCATCACCGGAAAGCCGGGGTGCGCCGTCGTCACCGCCGGCCCCGGCACGACCGACGCCGTCACCGGAGTCGCCAACGCCTTCCGCGCCGAGTCGCCCATGCTGCTGATCGGCGGCCAGGGCGCCCACACCCAGCACAAGATGGGGTCCCTCCAGGACCTGCCGCACGTCGACATGATGGCGCCGATCACGAAGTTCTCCGCGACCGTGCCGGACACCGCGCGGGCCGCCGACATGGTGTCCATGGCGTTCCGCGAGTGCTACCACGGCGCCCCCGGGCCCTCCTTCCTAGAGATCCCGCGCGACGTGCTCGACGCGAAGGTGCCCGTCACCGCGGCGCGGGTGCCTCAGGCCGGGCAGTACCGCGCCTCGACGCGCGCCGCCGGTGACCCCGACGAGGTCGAGAAGCTGGCCGATCTGTTCGTACACGCGGAGAAGCCGGCGATCCTGCTCGGCAGCCAGGTCTGGACGACGCGCGCGACGGACGCGGCGACCGAGCTCGTACGCACGCTCAACGTGCCGGCGTACATGAACGGCGCGGGACGCGGCACGCTGCCACCCGGCGACCCGCACCACTTCCAGCTCTCCCGCCGCTACGCCTTCGCGGGCGCCGACCTCATCGTCATCGTCGGCACGCCCTTCGACTTCCGCATGGGGTACGGGAAGCGGCTCTCGCCCACCGCCACCGTCGTGCAGATCGACCTCGACTACCGGACCGTCGGCAAGAACAGGGACATCGACCTGGGGATCGTGGGAGATCCCGGGCTGATCCTGAAGTCCGTCACCCAGGCGGCGTCCGGCCGGCTCAACGGCGGCTCCGTCGGGCGCAAGGCGTGGCTGGAGGAACTGCGTACGGCGGAGCAGGCGGCCATCGACAAGCGCCTGCCGCACCTGAAGTCCGATGCCTCGCCCATTCACCCGTACCGCCTGGTGAGCGAGATCAACGACTTCCTGACCGAGGACTCGGTCTACATCGGGGACGGCGGCGACATCGTCACCTTCTCCGGACAGGTCGTCCAGCCCCGCTCCCCCGGCCACTGGATGGACCCCGGCCCGCTCGGCACGCTCGGCGTCGGGGTGCCGTTCGTCCTCGCCGCGAAGCAGGCGCGGCCGGACAAGGAGGTCGTGGCGCTCTTCGGGGACGGCGCGTTCTCGCTGACCGGCTGGGACTTCGAGACGCTGGTGCGCTACAACCTGCCCTTCGTCGGGATCGTCGGCAACAACTCGTCGATGAACCAGATCCGTTACGGCCAGAAGGCCAAGTACGGCGACGAGCGCGAGCGGGTCGGCAACACCCTCGGCGACGTCCACTACGACAAGTTCGCGCAGATGCTCGGCGGTTACGGCGAAGAGGTCCGCGACCCCGCCGACATCGCGCCCGCGCTGCGCCGCGCCCGCGAGTCCGGTCTGCCGTCGCTGATCAACGTGTGGCTGGACCCGGACGTGTACGCCCCCGGAACCATGAACCAGACCATGTACAAGTGA
- a CDS encoding OFA family MFS transporter: MATTDISSSVPYREVTDANGRMYRLGETDVDIMGRPRKWMVILPWVGMMGISSAEYAFASAEDTLHTAHGWGSQHIFWMLGVWVFFQAAVAFPAGKLRESGKLPARWAMMLGALGTLLGYLSLAFAPHVVVAYVGFGMFSGMGAGMVYATCVNMVGKWYPERKGGKTGFVNGGFAYGSVPFVFLFTGYMDLTNFRWVLVSVGLFLAATVACAGYFFQDPPKNWWPADIDPLRKPDDPRARRALEKNPPAVKQYTPREAWQTGRVGLMWFCLLCTSGVNIFGIAFQVPFGDEAGFAGGIVATAMSLKAIVNGTGRGVIGWLSDRYGRKQCLIFVCVVLGLSQYGILFSGNIGNLPLFLLFSSISGFGGGAIFPMFAAMTADYFGENNNASNYGLVYSSKLVSGLLGSGMGAVVVGAWGYGGAFVLAGSISLFAGFIALFLHPPGRLRARHIEPNPQPISRDAI, encoded by the coding sequence ATGGCGACAACAGACATCTCATCGTCCGTCCCGTACCGGGAGGTGACAGACGCGAACGGCCGGATGTACCGGCTGGGCGAGACCGACGTGGACATCATGGGCCGCCCGCGCAAGTGGATGGTCATCCTGCCGTGGGTGGGCATGATGGGCATCAGCTCGGCGGAGTACGCGTTCGCGTCCGCCGAGGACACCCTGCACACCGCGCACGGGTGGGGCAGCCAGCACATCTTCTGGATGCTCGGCGTGTGGGTGTTCTTCCAGGCGGCGGTCGCCTTCCCGGCCGGGAAGCTGCGGGAGAGCGGGAAGCTGCCGGCCCGGTGGGCGATGATGCTGGGCGCGCTGGGGACCCTGCTCGGCTATCTGTCGCTGGCCTTCGCGCCGCATGTGGTCGTGGCGTACGTCGGCTTCGGCATGTTCAGCGGCATGGGCGCGGGCATGGTCTACGCGACCTGCGTGAACATGGTCGGCAAGTGGTATCCGGAGCGCAAGGGCGGCAAGACGGGCTTCGTCAACGGTGGTTTCGCGTACGGCTCGGTGCCGTTCGTGTTCCTCTTCACCGGCTACATGGACCTGACGAACTTCCGCTGGGTGCTGGTGTCGGTCGGGCTGTTCCTGGCGGCGACGGTGGCGTGCGCCGGGTACTTCTTCCAGGACCCGCCGAAGAACTGGTGGCCCGCCGACATCGACCCGCTGCGCAAGCCGGACGACCCGCGGGCGCGGCGCGCGCTGGAGAAGAACCCTCCGGCCGTCAAGCAGTACACGCCGAGGGAGGCGTGGCAGACGGGTCGCGTGGGCCTGATGTGGTTCTGCCTGCTGTGTACGTCGGGTGTGAACATCTTCGGCATCGCCTTCCAGGTGCCGTTCGGTGACGAGGCCGGCTTCGCGGGCGGCATCGTGGCCACGGCCATGTCCCTGAAGGCGATCGTGAACGGCACCGGGCGCGGGGTGATCGGCTGGCTGTCCGACCGGTACGGCCGCAAGCAGTGCCTGATCTTCGTCTGCGTCGTACTGGGGCTCTCCCAGTACGGGATCCTCTTCTCCGGGAACATCGGGAACCTGCCGCTGTTCCTGCTGTTCTCCAGCATCTCAGGGTTCGGCGGCGGCGCGATCTTCCCGATGTTCGCGGCGATGACGGCGGACTACTTCGGCGAGAACAACAATGCCTCCAACTACGGGCTCGTCTACAGCTCCAAGCTGGTGTCCGGTCTGCTCGGGTCCGGCATGGGCGCCGTCGTCGTGGGCGCCTGGGGGTACGGCGGAGCCTTCGTGCTGGCGGGGTCGATCTCCCTGTTCGCGGGCTTCATCGCGCTCTTCCTGCACCCGCCGGGGCGGCTGCGGGCCCGGCACATCGAGCCGAACCCGCAGCCGATCAGCCGCGACGCGATCTGA
- the frc gene encoding formyl-CoA transferase: MSKALEGVRVLDMTHVQSGPSATQLLGWLGADVVKLEAPTGDITRKQLRDLPDVDSLYFTMLNCNKRSITLNTKTERGKEILTELIRRSDVMVENFGPGAVDRMGFTWERIQEINPRLVYASIKGFGEGPYTNFKAYEVVAQAMGGSMATTGFEDGPPLATGAQIGDSGTGIHAVAGILAALFQRENTGRGQRVNVAMQHAVLNLCRVKLRDQQRLAHGPLAEYPNDDFGDEVPRSGNASGGGQPGWAVKCAPGGPNDYVYVIVQPVGWGPLAGLIGRPELADDPGWATPADRLPKLGKMFQLIEEWSSTLPKWEVLERLNAHNIPCGPILSTKEIFEDASLAANEMVVRVEHPERGVFTTVGNPIKLSDSPFEVVTSPLLGEHNAQVYVGELGLGDEELRLLKTNGVI, translated from the coding sequence ATGAGCAAGGCTCTGGAGGGCGTGCGCGTCCTCGACATGACCCACGTACAGTCCGGCCCCTCCGCCACCCAGCTCCTCGGCTGGCTCGGCGCGGACGTCGTGAAGCTGGAGGCGCCGACCGGCGACATCACGCGCAAGCAGCTGCGTGATCTGCCGGACGTCGACTCCCTCTACTTCACGATGCTCAACTGCAACAAGCGCAGCATCACCCTCAACACCAAGACCGAGCGCGGCAAGGAGATCCTGACGGAGCTCATCCGGCGCTCCGACGTGATGGTGGAGAACTTCGGGCCTGGCGCCGTCGACCGGATGGGCTTCACCTGGGAGCGCATCCAGGAGATCAACCCGCGCCTCGTCTACGCCTCGATCAAGGGCTTCGGAGAGGGCCCGTACACGAACTTCAAGGCGTACGAGGTCGTCGCCCAGGCGATGGGCGGGTCCATGGCGACCACCGGCTTCGAGGACGGCCCTCCGCTGGCCACCGGGGCGCAGATAGGGGACTCGGGGACGGGGATCCACGCCGTCGCCGGCATCCTCGCCGCGCTCTTCCAGCGGGAGAACACCGGGCGCGGCCAGCGCGTCAACGTCGCCATGCAGCACGCTGTGCTGAACCTGTGCCGCGTGAAGCTGCGCGACCAGCAGCGCCTCGCGCACGGGCCGCTCGCCGAGTATCCGAACGACGACTTCGGTGACGAGGTGCCGCGCAGCGGCAACGCGAGCGGCGGCGGGCAGCCGGGGTGGGCGGTCAAGTGCGCTCCGGGCGGTCCCAACGACTACGTGTACGTCATCGTCCAGCCCGTCGGCTGGGGACCGCTCGCCGGGCTGATCGGCCGGCCCGAGCTGGCGGACGACCCCGGGTGGGCGACCCCGGCGGACCGGCTGCCCAAGCTCGGCAAGATGTTCCAGCTCATCGAGGAGTGGTCCTCGACGCTGCCCAAGTGGGAGGTGCTGGAGCGGCTCAACGCCCACAACATCCCGTGCGGGCCGATCCTGTCCACCAAGGAGATCTTCGAGGACGCGTCGCTCGCCGCGAACGAGATGGTCGTCCGGGTCGAGCACCCCGAGCGCGGTGTCTTCACCACCGTCGGCAACCCCATCAAGCTGTCCGACTCCCCCTTCGAGGTGGTCACCTCACCGCTGCTCGGTGAGCACAACGCGCAGGTGTACGTCGGTGAGCTGGGCCTCGGCGACGAGGAGCTGCGGCTGCTCAAGACGAACGGAGTGATCTGA
- the eboE gene encoding metabolite traffic protein EboE yields the protein MRFRHPDGSTVHLAYCTNVHPAETLDGVLAQLRDHCEPVRRRLGRDRLGIGLWLAKDAARALITDPAALRGLRGELDRRGLEVVTLNGFPYEGFGADEVKYRVYRPDWTEPPRLDHTTDLAHLLAALLPDDVTEGTVSTLPLAWRTPFNAAGAEAAHTALTTLAERLDVLEELTGKSIRIGLEPEPGCTVETTADAIGPLTALATPRIGVCVDTCHLATSFEDPATALGALTAAGVTIPKVQLSAALHAEHPHLPEVREALAAFAEPRFLHQTRTRTAAGLRGTDDLPEALTGAVLPDGAPWRAHFHVPLHAPPAPPLTSTLPVLRDALARLVGGPAPLTRHLEVETYTWQALPPELRPRNRTQLAEGIAAELTLARDLLVDLGLKELP from the coding sequence ATGCGATTCCGCCACCCCGACGGTTCCACCGTCCACCTCGCGTACTGCACCAACGTCCACCCCGCCGAGACCCTCGACGGCGTACTCGCCCAGCTCCGCGACCACTGCGAGCCCGTACGCCGACGCCTGGGACGGGACCGCCTCGGCATCGGTCTGTGGCTCGCGAAGGACGCCGCCCGCGCACTGATCACCGACCCGGCGGCCCTGCGCGGCCTGCGCGGCGAACTGGACCGGCGCGGCCTCGAAGTCGTCACCCTCAACGGCTTCCCGTACGAGGGGTTCGGTGCCGACGAGGTCAAGTACCGCGTGTACCGGCCCGACTGGACCGAGCCCCCGCGGCTCGACCACACCACCGACCTCGCCCACCTCCTCGCGGCCCTCCTCCCCGACGACGTCACCGAAGGCACCGTCTCCACCCTCCCCCTCGCCTGGCGCACCCCCTTCAACGCGGCCGGCGCCGAGGCCGCCCACACGGCCCTCACGACGCTCGCCGAACGCCTGGACGTGCTGGAGGAGCTCACCGGCAAGTCCATCCGCATCGGCCTCGAACCCGAGCCCGGCTGCACCGTCGAGACCACCGCCGACGCCATCGGCCCCCTCACCGCCCTCGCCACCCCGCGCATCGGCGTCTGCGTCGACACCTGCCACCTCGCCACCTCCTTCGAGGACCCGGCGACCGCCCTCGGCGCGCTCACCGCCGCCGGCGTCACCATCCCCAAGGTGCAGCTCTCCGCGGCCCTGCACGCCGAACACCCCCACCTCCCCGAAGTGCGGGAAGCCCTCGCCGCCTTCGCCGAACCCCGCTTCCTCCACCAGACCCGCACCCGCACCGCGGCCGGCCTGCGCGGCACCGACGACCTCCCCGAGGCACTCACCGGAGCGGTCCTCCCCGACGGCGCCCCGTGGCGCGCCCACTTCCACGTCCCCCTCCACGCCCCGCCCGCCCCACCGCTCACCTCCACCCTCCCGGTGCTCCGGGACGCCCTCGCCCGCCTCGTCGGCGGCCCCGCGCCCCTCACCCGGCACCTGGAGGTCGAGACGTACACCTGGCAGGCACTCCCGCCCGAGCTGCGCCCCCGCAACCGCACCCAGCTCGCCGAGGGCATCGCCGCCGAACTCACCCTTGCCCGCGACCTCCTGGTCGACCTCGGCCTCAAGGAGCTGCCGTGA
- a CDS encoding sugar phosphate isomerase/epimerase family protein, translating to MSRKTTTADPELTRKLSRRGMLGVAAGATAAALLGATAPTATARSNGRGRPVLPPGRLGIQLYSLRDKVSTLGFAKVFAELERFGYDEVEYAGYTQGSAGAITLAQLRKLTRDHGLRGIGSHVGYYSDGNPGAYTFAQNLTKVLDDAQALGLKHIGTASGPWRYGATVDGWKRAAEDFNTYGAAARARGMKFYQHNHAEEFSFATDRPDVRLYDVLLAETDPDLVYLEMDIYWAYAAQFRFGRRADGTPAPFDPLDYVLKQPDRYPLFHVKDGEHDASARDGYRMVDVGDGDIDYQRFISAVSKTRGGRRDHHWQAEHDNPVESFAFARKSSAHLHSLREKDC from the coding sequence ATGAGCCGCAAGACCACCACCGCCGACCCCGAACTCACCCGCAAGCTCTCCAGGCGAGGCATGCTCGGCGTGGCCGCCGGGGCCACCGCCGCGGCCCTCCTCGGAGCCACGGCGCCCACCGCCACGGCGCGGAGCAACGGCCGGGGACGGCCCGTCCTGCCCCCCGGCCGCCTCGGCATCCAGCTCTACTCCCTGCGCGACAAGGTCTCCACCCTCGGCTTCGCGAAGGTCTTCGCCGAGCTGGAGCGCTTCGGCTACGACGAGGTCGAGTACGCCGGCTACACCCAGGGCTCCGCCGGCGCCATCACCCTGGCCCAGCTCCGCAAGCTCACCCGGGACCACGGCCTGCGCGGCATAGGCAGCCACGTCGGCTACTACTCCGACGGCAACCCCGGCGCGTACACCTTCGCCCAGAACCTCACCAAGGTCCTCGACGACGCCCAGGCCCTCGGCCTCAAGCACATCGGCACCGCGTCCGGCCCCTGGCGCTACGGCGCGACCGTCGACGGCTGGAAGCGGGCCGCCGAGGACTTCAACACCTACGGCGCGGCGGCCAGGGCGCGCGGCATGAAGTTCTACCAGCACAACCACGCCGAGGAGTTCTCCTTCGCGACCGACCGGCCCGACGTCCGCCTCTACGACGTGCTCCTCGCCGAGACCGACCCCGACCTCGTCTACCTGGAGATGGACATCTACTGGGCGTACGCCGCCCAGTTCCGGTTCGGCAGGCGCGCCGACGGCACCCCGGCGCCCTTCGACCCCCTCGACTACGTACTGAAGCAACCCGACCGCTACCCGCTGTTCCACGTCAAGGACGGCGAACACGACGCATCCGCCCGCGACGGCTACCGGATGGTGGACGTCGGGGACGGAGACATCGACTACCAGCGGTTCATCTCGGCGGTGTCGAAGACCCGCGGCGGGCGTCGTGACCACCACTGGCAGGCGGAACACGACAACCCCGTCGAGTCGTTCGCCTTCGCCCGCAAGTCCAGCGCCCACCTGCACTCACTGCGCGAAAAGGACTGCTGA
- a CDS encoding acetate--CoA ligase family protein, protein MASRHDTAAVRAVLDAAAAEGRGALTAPEAKRIADAYGIPVPAEALAETVDDAVAFAARIGFPVALKIVSPEITHKTDAGGVRTGLTSPSEVRATFTEIVANARSYDPRARIRGVQVQQMVPAGQEVIVGAVTDPTFGKIVAFGLGGVLVEVLKDITFRLAPASEADALSMLDSIRAAEILRGVRGGAAVDRTALAELVVRVSELAADFPQIAEVDLNPVFATADGVMAADVRILLGGPSPAPRRRYSREEILTSMRRLMQPRSVAVVGASNEAGKIGNSVMRNLVDGGFPGEIHPVNPRADDIVGRKAYKSVTDVPGEVDVAVFAIPAKFVAAALEEVGRKGIPNAVLIPSGFAETGEHALQAEIVAIAERYGVRLLGPNIYGYYSTWQDLCATFCTPYDVKGGVALSSQSGGIGMAILGFARTTKTGVSAIVGLGNKSDLDEDDLLTWFGEDPNTTCIAMHLEDLKDGRAFVEAARATVRKKPIVVLKAGRTSAGAKAAGSHTGALAGDDAVYEDILRQAGVIRAPGLNEMLEYARALPVLPVPRGDNVVIITGAGGSGVLLSDAIVDNGMSLMEIPDDLDAAFKAFIPPFGAAGNPIDITGGEPPSTYEATIRLGMEDPRIHALVLGYWHTIVTPPMVFAELTARVVEEFRARGVEKPVVASLAGDVEVEEACAYLYERGVVAYPYTTERPVEVLGAKYRWARAAGLLGGGR, encoded by the coding sequence ATGGCGTCCCGTCACGACACCGCCGCCGTGCGCGCCGTGCTCGACGCGGCGGCCGCCGAGGGCCGCGGCGCGCTGACCGCCCCCGAGGCCAAGCGGATCGCCGACGCGTACGGCATCCCCGTCCCGGCGGAGGCGCTCGCCGAGACCGTGGACGACGCCGTCGCCTTCGCCGCCCGGATCGGGTTCCCGGTGGCGCTCAAGATCGTCTCCCCGGAGATCACGCACAAGACGGACGCGGGCGGGGTGCGGACCGGGCTGACGTCGCCGAGCGAGGTGCGGGCGACGTTCACGGAGATCGTGGCCAACGCCCGTAGTTACGATCCGCGGGCGCGCATCCGGGGTGTCCAGGTGCAGCAGATGGTGCCGGCGGGGCAGGAGGTCATCGTCGGGGCGGTCACCGATCCGACCTTCGGGAAGATCGTGGCGTTCGGGCTCGGCGGGGTGCTCGTGGAGGTGCTGAAGGACATCACCTTCCGGCTCGCCCCGGCGTCCGAGGCCGACGCGCTGTCCATGCTCGACTCGATCCGGGCCGCCGAGATCCTGCGCGGCGTACGGGGCGGGGCGGCCGTGGACCGTACGGCGCTCGCGGAGCTCGTCGTGCGGGTGTCCGAACTGGCCGCCGACTTCCCGCAGATCGCGGAGGTCGACCTCAACCCGGTGTTCGCGACGGCGGACGGGGTGATGGCGGCGGACGTCCGCATCCTGCTCGGCGGCCCCTCCCCCGCGCCCCGGCGTCGGTACAGCCGGGAGGAGATCCTGACCTCGATGCGGCGGCTGATGCAGCCCCGGTCGGTGGCGGTCGTCGGCGCCTCCAACGAGGCGGGCAAAATCGGCAATTCGGTGATGCGCAACCTCGTCGACGGCGGCTTTCCCGGCGAGATCCATCCGGTGAACCCCCGGGCCGATGACATCGTGGGCCGCAAGGCGTACAAGAGTGTCACGGACGTTCCCGGTGAGGTGGATGTGGCGGTCTTCGCGATCCCCGCCAAGTTCGTCGCGGCGGCGCTGGAGGAGGTGGGGCGCAAGGGAATCCCCAATGCCGTGCTCATCCCGTCGGGGTTCGCCGAGACCGGCGAGCACGCCCTCCAGGCGGAGATCGTGGCCATAGCGGAGCGGTACGGCGTGCGCCTGCTGGGGCCGAACATCTACGGCTACTACTCCACCTGGCAGGACCTGTGCGCGACCTTCTGCACTCCGTACGACGTCAAGGGCGGGGTGGCGCTGTCCTCCCAGTCGGGCGGCATCGGGATGGCGATCCTCGGGTTCGCCCGTACGACGAAGACCGGTGTCTCGGCGATCGTCGGGCTCGGCAACAAGTCGGACCTCGACGAGGACGACCTGCTGACCTGGTTCGGCGAGGACCCCAACACCACGTGCATCGCCATGCACCTGGAGGACCTGAAGGACGGCCGGGCCTTCGTCGAGGCGGCGCGGGCGACCGTACGGAAGAAACCGATCGTGGTGCTCAAGGCGGGCCGTACGAGCGCGGGCGCGAAGGCGGCCGGCTCGCACACGGGGGCGCTGGCCGGTGACGACGCGGTGTACGAGGACATCCTGCGGCAGGCCGGGGTGATCAGGGCGCCCGGTCTGAACGAGATGCTGGAGTACGCGCGGGCGCTGCCCGTCCTGCCGGTGCCCCGGGGCGACAACGTCGTGATCATCACGGGCGCGGGCGGGTCCGGCGTACTGCTCTCGGACGCGATCGTCGACAACGGCATGTCGCTGATGGAGATCCCGGACGACCTGGACGCGGCGTTCAAAGCATTCATCCCGCCCTTCGGGGCGGCCGGCAACCCCATCGACATCACGGGTGGCGAACCCCCTTCGACGTACGAGGCGACCATCCGGCTCGGGATGGAGGACCCGCGCATCCACGCGCTGGTGCTCGGCTACTGGCACACGATCGTCACGCCGCCGATGGTCTTCGCCGAGCTGACGGCGCGGGTGGTGGAGGAGTTCCGGGCGCGGGGCGTCGAGAAGCCGGTGGTGGCGTCGCTGGCCGGTGACGTGGAGGTGGAGGAGGCCTGCGCGTACCTCTACGAGCGGGGTGTCGTGGCGTATCCGTACACGACGGAGAGGCCGGTGGAGGTGCTGGGCGCCAAGTACCGGTGGGCGCGCGCGGCGGGTCTTCTGGGGGGCGGTCGATGA
- a CDS encoding TatD family hydrolase → MRIFDPHIHMTSRTTDDYEAMYAAGVRAVVEPSFWLGQPRTSPASFFDYFDALLGWEPFRASQYGIAHHCTLALNPKEANDPRCTPVLDALPRYLVKDSVVAVGEIGYDSMTPAEDTALAAQLQLAADHGLPALVHTPHRDKLAGLHRTVDVIRESNLPPERVLLDHLNETTVKAATDSGCWLGFSIYPDTKMDEDRMVAVIKDHGTEKILVNSAADWGKSDPLKTRKVGDALLAAGFTEDDVDQVLWRNPVAFYGLSGRLRLDLSDAPEPLHEGNSILRGGE, encoded by the coding sequence ATGCGCATCTTCGACCCCCACATCCACATGACCTCCCGCACCACGGACGACTACGAGGCGATGTACGCCGCCGGAGTGCGCGCCGTCGTCGAGCCCTCCTTCTGGCTGGGCCAGCCCCGCACCTCGCCCGCCAGCTTCTTCGACTACTTCGACGCACTCCTCGGCTGGGAGCCCTTCCGCGCCTCCCAGTACGGCATCGCCCACCACTGCACGCTCGCCCTCAACCCCAAAGAGGCGAACGACCCCCGCTGCACCCCCGTTCTCGACGCGCTTCCCCGCTACCTCGTCAAGGACTCCGTCGTCGCCGTCGGCGAGATCGGCTACGACTCCATGACCCCCGCCGAGGACACCGCCCTCGCCGCCCAGCTCCAGCTCGCCGCCGACCACGGGCTGCCCGCCCTCGTCCACACCCCGCACCGCGACAAGCTCGCCGGTCTCCACCGCACCGTCGACGTCATCCGTGAATCGAACCTCCCCCCGGAGCGTGTCCTCCTCGATCACCTCAACGAGACCACCGTAAAGGCCGCCACTGACAGCGGCTGCTGGCTCGGCTTCTCCATCTACCCCGACACGAAGATGGACGAGGACCGCATGGTCGCCGTCATCAAGGACCACGGTACGGAGAAGATCCTCGTCAACTCCGCCGCCGACTGGGGAAAGAGCGACCCGCTCAAGACCCGCAAGGTCGGCGACGCCCTGCTCGCCGCGGGCTTCACCGAGGACGACGTCGACCAGGTCCTGTGGCGCAATCCCGTCGCCTTCTACGGGCTCAGCGGCCGCCTGCGCCTCGACCTGTCCGATGCCCCCGAGCCGCTCCACGAGGGCAACTCCATCCTTCGCGGCGGGGAATGA
- a CDS encoding nucleotide pyrophosphatase/phosphodiesterase family protein, with product MTETRTTTGGGPTPLLVLDVVGLTPRLLAHMPRLGRLARSGSQAPLGTVLPAVTCAAQSTFLTGTTPAEHGIVGNGWYFRELGEVLLWRQHNGLVAGDKIWDAARRAHPGYTVANICWWYAMGADTDYTVTPRPVYYADGRKEPDCYTRPPALHDELTDRFGTFPLFHFWGPGADLVSSRWIIDATRHILRTRHPDLALCYLPHLDYDLQRYGPDDPRAHRAAADLDAALAPLLDDASAEGRTVVALSEYGITRVSRPVDINRALRRAGLVEVHTQDGMEYLDPMTSRAFAVADHQLAHVYVRRPEDLEAARAALAGLEGVAELLDDEGKKSHGLDHPRSGELVAVAEADAWFTYYYWLDDAKAPDFAQLVEIHRKPGYDPVELFMDPLDPYVRVKAATALARKKLGMRYRMAVVPLDPSPVRGSHGRLPESDDEGPLILCSTPRAVDGRVAATDVKALLLQLAGLH from the coding sequence GTGACCGAGACACGCACCACCACCGGCGGCGGCCCCACGCCCCTGCTCGTCCTGGACGTCGTCGGCCTGACCCCGCGGCTGCTCGCCCACATGCCGCGTCTCGGGCGGCTCGCCCGGTCCGGCTCCCAGGCCCCCCTCGGCACCGTCCTGCCCGCCGTCACCTGCGCCGCCCAGTCGACCTTCCTCACCGGCACCACCCCCGCCGAGCACGGCATCGTCGGCAACGGCTGGTACTTCCGCGAGCTCGGCGAAGTACTCCTGTGGCGCCAGCACAACGGCCTCGTCGCCGGCGACAAGATCTGGGACGCCGCCCGCCGCGCCCACCCCGGATACACCGTCGCCAACATCTGCTGGTGGTACGCGATGGGCGCCGACACCGACTACACCGTCACCCCACGCCCTGTCTACTACGCCGACGGCCGCAAGGAACCCGACTGCTACACCCGGCCCCCGGCCCTCCACGACGAACTCACCGACCGGTTCGGCACGTTCCCCCTCTTCCACTTCTGGGGCCCCGGCGCCGACCTCGTCTCCTCCCGGTGGATCATCGACGCCACCCGCCACATTCTGCGCACCCGCCACCCCGACCTGGCCCTGTGCTACCTCCCGCACCTCGACTACGACCTCCAGCGCTACGGCCCCGACGACCCCCGCGCCCACCGCGCGGCAGCCGACCTCGACGCCGCCCTCGCACCGCTGCTCGACGACGCGAGCGCCGAGGGCCGCACGGTCGTGGCGCTCTCCGAGTACGGCATCACCCGCGTCTCGCGGCCGGTCGACATCAACCGCGCCCTGCGCCGCGCCGGCCTCGTCGAGGTCCACACCCAGGACGGCATGGAGTACCTGGACCCCATGACCTCCCGGGCGTTCGCCGTGGCCGACCACCAGCTCGCGCACGTCTACGTCCGCCGCCCCGAAGATCTCGAAGCCGCCCGCGCCGCTCTCGCCGGCCTCGAAGGCGTCGCCGAACTCCTCGACGACGAGGGCAAGAAGAGCCACGGCCTCGACCACCCCCGCTCCGGTGAGCTCGTCGCCGTGGCCGAGGCGGACGCCTGGTTCACGTACTACTACTGGCTCGACGACGCCAAGGCCCCGGACTTCGCCCAGCTCGTCGAGATCCACCGCAAACCCGGCTACGACCCCGTCGAACTCTTCATGGACCCCCTCGATCCGTACGTACGCGTCAAGGCGGCCACGGCACTCGCCCGCAAGAAGCTCGGCATGCGCTACCGCATGGCGGTCGTGCCCCTCGACCCCTCACCTGTCCGTGGCAGCCACGGCCGCCTCCCCGAGAGCGACGACGAAGGTCCGCTCATCCTGTGCTCCACCCCCCGCGCCGTCGACGGCCGCGTAGCGGCCACCGATGTGAAAGCCCTGCTCCTCCAGCTTGCCGGACTGCACTGA